The Rhipicephalus sanguineus isolate Rsan-2018 chromosome 7, BIME_Rsan_1.4, whole genome shotgun sequence genome includes a window with the following:
- the LOC119400391 gene encoding 8.6 kDa transglutaminase substrate, translating into MNAAFITVLFIASFVFKVSSTLPPNCAEVTCNRDSCSQFDCSCGTYKDLCGCCDLCHKCPDEQCNSYFFDLCSSGHECVLDNPSTRFEHGGVGHCKPRNATTNSSRRS; encoded by the exons ATGAACGCTGCATTCATAACAGTCTTATTCATCGCTTCGTTTGTCTTCAA GGTCTCCTCCACGCTTCCTCCCAACTGCGCTGAGGTGACGTGCAATCGAGATAGCTGTTCTCAGTTTGACTGCTCCTGCGGGACCTACAAGGACCTGTGCGGCTGCTGCGACCTTTGCCACAAG TGCCCGGATGAGCAGTGCAACTCGTACTTCTTCGACCTGTGCTCCAGTGGCCACGAATGTGTCCTGGACAACCCTTCGACTCGATTCGAACACGGCGGTGTGGGACACTGCAAGCCTAGAAACGCTACCACGAATAGTTCGCGAAGATCATGA